A region from the Silene latifolia isolate original U9 population chromosome 7, ASM4854445v1, whole genome shotgun sequence genome encodes:
- the LOC141592145 gene encoding histidine-containing phosphotransfer protein 1-like, translating into MDDVMDLQRRKFIDYMTSLYREGYLDDQFTQLQKLEDESSPNFVKEIVTLFFQDSDKLIENLAKALQHHVVDFNQVSNHAHQLKGSSSSVGANKIKNICAMFRGYCEEKNHDACLACLQTLQHEYNVLKNKFEHLFKLEHDIVSIGGTIPTMD; encoded by the exons ATGGATGATGTTATGGACCTACAGAGGAGGAAATTCATCGATTACATGACTTCTTTATACAGAGAG GGATATTTGGATGATCAGTTCACTCAACTGCAGAAATTAGAAGATGAAAGCAGCCCAAATTTTGTTAAGGAAATTGTGACCCTCTTTTTTCAAGATTCTGATAAGCTTATTGAAAATTTGGCCAAGGCTCT TCAGCACCATGTTGTGGACTTCAACCAAGTATCAAATCATGCTCATCAGCTAAAGGGCAGTAGCTCAAG TGTTGGAGCAAATAAGATCAAAAACATATGTGCAATGTTCCGTGGTTATTGCGAGGAGAAAAATCATGATGC GTGTCTGGCTTGTCTTCAGACTTTGCAACATGAGTATAATGTTCTGAAAAACAAATTTGAACATCTTTTTAAG CTGGAGCACGATATTGTAAGTATCGGAGGGACAATACCAACCATGGACTAG